Genomic window (Verrucomicrobiia bacterium):
GCCACTCGCCCAAGGCATCCATCGTCCGTACTCGTACTCAGCCCGAAGGGCGGTACTCGTCCTCGAAACAAGAGGCACACTTTCTCGATCGTTGCCTGAGTCGTAACGATGCAATGGAAGCTCACGCGGAGACGCGGAGGCGCGGAGAGGGCATTCGATACGGACTTGCGGGCAGGGGGGCATTCGGGTGTGCTGCACCGGTTCGTCACGGCCCCGTCTCCCATGAATTCCATTCCGGCAGCGCAGGGATCCGCGTCGTCTCCGAATCCGCCGCCGGTGACGCGGCGGGAGATCCTCGGATGGTGCTTCTACGATGTCGCGGACTCGGCGTTCACCACGGTGATCGTGACGGTCCTGTTCTCGCTGTATTTCGGGACGGTCGTGGTGGGGGATGCCGGGAGGGCCGATTTCCTGTGGGGCGTGGCGGCCTCGGTGTCGGAGATTGCCGTGGCGTTGCTGGCGCCGATCCTGGGGGCGGTGGCGGATTTTTCGGGGAGCCGGAAGCGGTTTCTCGGGGCATGTGCGACGCTGGTGGCCCTGTTCACGGCGTCGCTGTGGTTCGTCGGGCCCGGGATGACCACGCTGGCACTGGTCCTCTACATCGTGGCCAATATCGGCTTCGCGGGGGGCGGGGTTTTCATCGACAGCTTTCTGCCGGGAATTTCGACCGAGAAGAACGCGGGACGGATCTCGGGTCTGAAGTGGGCCATGGGGTATGGGGGCGGCCTGATGGCCTTGGCGCTCTGCCTGCCGCTGGCCGGGAACATCAAGAGCGATGCCACGCCCGAGGAGGTGAACCAGGCCCGCCTGATCCCGTTGATCATCGCGGTCTGGTATGCGCTGGCGGTGATCCCGACGTTCCTGTTCGTCCGGGAACGGAGCACGCCGCGGCCACTGCCGCCAGGAAGGAACTACCTGTCGGCGGGGTTCGGACAACTGAAGGAAACCTTCCGTCACCTCCGACGCTACCGGGAACTGGTCAAGCTGCTGGTGGCCTACCTGATTTACAACGACGGCATCGTGACCGTCATCGCCTTTGCGGCGCGCTACGCCAAGGAAACCATCGG
Coding sequences:
- a CDS encoding MFS transporter, with product MNSIPAAQGSASSPNPPPVTRREILGWCFYDVADSAFTTVIVTVLFSLYFGTVVVGDAGRADFLWGVAASVSEIAVALLAPILGAVADFSGSRKRFLGACATLVALFTASLWFVGPGMTTLALVLYIVANIGFAGGGVFIDSFLPGISTEKNAGRISGLKWAMGYGGGLMALALCLPLAGNIKSDATPEEVNQARLIPLIIAVWYALAVIPTFLFVRERSTPRPLPPGRNYLSAGFGQLKETFRHLRRYRELVKLLVAYLIYNDGIVTVIAFAARYAKETIGFETADIVKLFIVMNVIALGGALAFGWLADRIGQKRAILLSLGIWIASTTLAYFSHSKATFFVVATLAGIGMGSCQSVTRSLVALFTPKEKAAEFFGFLGIAGRAMAFVGPLTFGYLSQATGSQRPAILAVGGFFVVGAIVLLFVNEERGKLAARTPAEAP